In one Dermochelys coriacea isolate rDerCor1 chromosome 20, rDerCor1.pri.v4, whole genome shotgun sequence genomic region, the following are encoded:
- the NEUROD4 gene encoding neurogenic differentiation factor 4: MTKTYAKPKEMSELVSSQSWMDEALSSQDEMKEEDSRQAPYGMMAGLNEEHDSIEEEEEEEEDGEKPKRRGPKKKKMTKARLERFRARRVKANARERTRMHGLNDALDNLRRVMPCYSKTQKLSKIETLRLARNYIWALSEVLETGQTPEGKGFVEMLCKGLSQPTSNLVAGCLQLGPQSLFLEKHEEKSPVCDSVIPNHTFNYQSPGLPSPPYGNMETHLLHLKPPTFKSLVDPSFGSHHPDCTTPPYEGPLTPPLSISGNFSLKQDGSPDLDKSYTFMAHYPSVSLAGAHGHTSHFQSTVPRYELPIDMNYESYPHHVVGPQLNTIFNE, translated from the coding sequence ATGACCAAGACATATGCCAAACCCAAAGAGATGTCAGAGCTTGTCAGCTCCCAGTCATGGATGgatgaagccctgagctcccaagATGAAATGAAGGAAGAAGACAGCAGACAAGCCCCCTATGGAATGATGGCTGGCTTGAACGAAGAACATGACAgcattgaggaggaggaggaggaggaggaggatggagaaaagCCTAAGAGAAGAGgaccaaagaagaagaaaatgaccAAGGCACGTCTGGAGCGGTTCAGGGCCCGGCGGGTCAAGGCCAATGCCAGGGAGCGCACTCGGATGCATGGTCTGAATGATGCTCTGGATAATCTGAGGAGGGTGATGCCTTGTTACTCCAAGACTCAGAAGCTGTCCAAGATTGAGACTCTGAGGCTTGCAAGGAATTATATATGGGCTCTGTCTGAGGTGCTGGAGACTGGGCAGACCCCAGAAGGGAAGGGCTTTGTGGAGATGCTCTGCAAAGGTCTGTCACAACCAACCAGTAACCTAGTTGCCGGCTGTCTGCAGCTGGGGCCTCAGTCCCTCTTCCTTGAGAAGCATGAAGAGAAGTCCCCAGTGTGTGACTCTGTCATACCCAACCATACCTTCAACTACCAATCCCCGGGATTGCCGAGCCCCCCCTATGGGAACATGGAAACTCACCTCTTACATCTAAAGCCTCCCACCTTCAAAAGTTTGGTGGATCCTTCCTTTGGGAGCCACCACCCAGACTGCACCACTCCACCATATGAAGGACCCCTGACGCCTCCCCTGAGCATCAGTGGGAACTTCTCCTTGAAGCAGGATGGGTCTCCAGATCTGGACAAGTCCTACACGTTCATGGCCCACTACCCTTCGGTGAGCCTGGCTGGAGCTCATGGACACACGTCTCATTTCCAAAGCACAGTGCCCCGCTACGAGCTCCCCATAGACATGAACTACGAGTCCTACCCGCACCATGTGGTTGGGCCCCAGCTCAACACCATATTTAATGAATAA